From Pseudomonas sp. stari2, a single genomic window includes:
- the tssI gene encoding type VI secretion system tip protein TssI/VgrG, giving the protein MPRSTDNNTTLSLTATSLSALYPESFSGEETLNVLSLQIINGLNDGTSLTLTSAIASHVTTTLHNDAQLRPFDALVAEIRQLPADATAERYQLVLRPWLWWLTLASNNRVFQNLATSDIVTTIFKAHGFTDFKLSLTGSYTPREYCVQYGETDFAFVSRLLEEEGIFWFFTHDEGKHTLVLGDSNDAFVQIPNGPKVKYLAQQMGERELHGIRSGQVCLQAVAGVYKATDYEFTTPTTSLFGQAEAVAGPRSFYEHPGGYNAKARGDALTKQRVDGLRSEEKRFVGESDCRWLIPGHWFTLDGHEDASLNIDWVVTRVTHDASHESYRNRFEAIPKATPFRPPRTTPKPRMHPQTAIVVGKSGEEIWTDEYGRIKLQFPWDRDGKNDEASSCWVRVVLPWSGKGFGMQFVPRIGQEVIVTFIDGDPDRPLVTGCVYNGDNALPYTLPANQTQSGIKTQSSKGGGGFNELRFEDKKDAEEVFLQAQKDLKINVLNDTTATVGHDETLTVQNARTRTVKDGDETVTLEKGKRSVTIQTGSDSLDVKDSRTVKVGADQNHSTGGNYTDKVTGDYSLTVDGNLTIKVSGTLTLQSGGSFTIKSGADLATSASTSITQKAGTAMTNQAGTSLDNKAGTTLTNDAGISLTNKGAASQTVDGGGMLTIKGGLVQVN; this is encoded by the coding sequence ATGCCTCGTTCCACCGACAACAACACCACCCTCTCCCTCACTGCCACCTCGCTCTCGGCGCTTTACCCTGAGTCATTTTCCGGGGAGGAAACGCTCAACGTATTGAGCTTGCAAATCATCAACGGCCTCAACGACGGCACCTCCCTCACCCTGACCAGCGCCATCGCCAGCCACGTCACCACCACCCTGCACAACGACGCGCAACTGCGCCCGTTCGACGCCTTGGTCGCGGAGATCCGTCAACTCCCCGCCGACGCCACCGCCGAGCGCTATCAGCTGGTTCTAAGGCCATGGCTCTGGTGGCTGACCCTGGCCAGCAACAACCGCGTATTCCAGAACCTCGCCACTTCGGACATCGTGACCACGATCTTCAAGGCCCACGGCTTCACCGATTTCAAACTCTCGCTGACCGGCAGCTACACCCCCCGCGAATACTGCGTGCAATACGGCGAAACCGACTTCGCCTTCGTCTCACGGCTACTGGAGGAGGAAGGCATCTTCTGGTTTTTCACCCACGACGAGGGCAAGCACACGCTGGTGCTGGGCGACAGCAATGACGCCTTCGTGCAGATCCCCAACGGCCCGAAGGTCAAGTATCTGGCTCAACAAATGGGCGAGCGCGAGTTGCATGGCATCCGCTCGGGTCAAGTGTGCCTGCAAGCTGTGGCCGGGGTGTACAAGGCAACGGATTACGAGTTCACCACGCCGACCACGTCACTCTTCGGCCAGGCCGAGGCGGTTGCCGGGCCGCGTTCCTTCTATGAGCATCCGGGTGGTTACAACGCCAAGGCTCGGGGCGACGCATTGACCAAACAACGGGTCGACGGGCTGCGCAGTGAAGAGAAACGTTTTGTTGGCGAGAGCGACTGCCGCTGGTTGATCCCCGGCCATTGGTTCACTCTCGACGGCCACGAAGACGCGAGTCTGAACATCGATTGGGTCGTCACGCGAGTCACCCACGACGCCAGCCACGAAAGCTATCGCAACCGCTTCGAAGCCATCCCCAAAGCCACGCCGTTTCGCCCGCCCCGCACCACACCGAAACCGCGCATGCATCCACAGACCGCGATCGTCGTAGGCAAGTCCGGCGAGGAAATCTGGACCGACGAGTACGGCCGGATCAAGTTGCAGTTCCCCTGGGATCGCGACGGCAAGAACGATGAAGCCAGTTCCTGCTGGGTGCGTGTGGTGTTGCCGTGGAGCGGCAAGGGTTTCGGCATGCAGTTCGTGCCGCGTATCGGCCAGGAAGTCATCGTGACCTTCATCGACGGCGATCCGGACCGGCCGCTGGTCACCGGTTGCGTGTACAACGGCGACAACGCCCTGCCCTACACCTTGCCGGCGAACCAGACCCAATCGGGGATCAAGACCCAATCGTCCAAGGGTGGCGGCGGCTTCAACGAGCTGCGTTTCGAGGACAAGAAGGATGCCGAAGAGGTGTTCCTGCAGGCGCAGAAAGACTTGAAGATCAACGTGCTCAACGACACCACCGCAACGGTCGGCCACGACGAAACCCTGACGGTGCAGAACGCCCGCACCCGCACGGTCAAGGACGGCGACGAGACCGTCACGCTGGAAAAAGGCAAACGCAGCGTGACGATTCAGACCGGCAGCGACAGCCTCGATGTGAAAGACAGCCGCACCGTGAAAGTCGGCGCCGATCAGAACCACAGCACCGGCGGCAATTACACCGACAAGGTCACGGGCGATTACAGCCTGACGGTGGACGGCAACCTGACGATCAAGGTCAGCGGCACCCTCACGCTGCAAAGCGGTGGCAGTTTCACGATCAAGAGCGGCGCGGATCTGGCGACTTCGGCCAGCACCTCGATCACTCAGAAGGCCGGGACCGCCATGACCAATCAGGCCGGTACTTCGCTGGACAACAAGGCCGGAACCACGCTGACCAACGACGCCGGCATCAGCCTGACCAACAAGGGCGCGGCCTCACAGACCGTGGACGGCGGCGGCATGCTGACCATCAAGGGCGGGCTGGTACAGGTCAACTGA
- a CDS encoding SDR family oxidoreductase encodes MSKTQLFDLDGKIAFVSGASRGIGEAIAKLLAQQGAHVIVSSRKLEGCQHVADAIIAAGGKATAVACHIGEMEQISQVFAGIKEQFGRLDILVNNAATNPQFCNVLDTDLGAFQKTVDVNIRGYFFMSVEAGKLMRENGGGSIINVASINGISPGIFQGIYSVTKAAVINMTKVFAKECAQFGIRCNALLPGLTDTKFASALVKNDAILKQALTQIPLKRVADPSEMAGAVLYLASDASSYTTGVSLNVDGGFLS; translated from the coding sequence ATGTCCAAGACTCAGTTGTTCGACCTCGACGGCAAGATCGCTTTCGTCTCCGGCGCCAGCCGTGGCATCGGTGAAGCCATCGCCAAACTGCTGGCCCAGCAAGGTGCCCATGTGATCGTTTCGAGCCGCAAACTCGAAGGCTGCCAACACGTAGCCGATGCCATCATCGCCGCCGGCGGCAAGGCCACCGCCGTCGCCTGCCACATCGGTGAAATGGAACAGATCAGCCAGGTCTTCGCCGGGATCAAGGAACAGTTCGGCCGCCTGGACATCCTGGTCAACAACGCCGCGACCAACCCGCAATTCTGCAACGTGCTGGACACCGACCTCGGCGCCTTCCAGAAAACCGTCGACGTGAACATCCGCGGCTACTTCTTCATGTCGGTGGAGGCCGGCAAGCTGATGCGTGAGAACGGTGGCGGCAGCATCATCAACGTGGCGTCGATCAACGGCATCTCGCCGGGAATCTTCCAGGGCATCTACTCGGTGACCAAGGCTGCCGTGATCAACATGACCAAAGTCTTCGCCAAGGAATGCGCGCAATTCGGCATCCGCTGCAACGCCCTGCTACCGGGCCTGACCGACACCAAGTTCGCCTCGGCCCTGGTCAAGAACGACGCAATCCTGAAACAGGCCCTGACACAAATCCCGCTCAAGCGCGTGGCCGACCCAAGCGAAATGGCCGGCGCCGTGCTGTACCTGGCGAGCGACGCCTCAAGCTACACCACCGGCGTTTCGCTGAACGTGGACGGCGGCTTCCTGTCCTGA
- the tssH gene encoding type VI secretion system ATPase TssH produces MELASLIGRLNPDNRRALERAAQRCLQRGHHFVEIEHLLLELLDIDGGDFAFLLPRFGLERDALTAEINKALDLFKAGSTRTPALSSHTLGLLEDAVVQASVLGIDSIRSGLLLLALIDRDERRSLLLNSASSLLRIPREALRANLLEWTENSREHAGPRSVSSGNPAPRQDSVLDQYTQDLTADAHAGRIDPIVGRDGEIRQCIDILLRRRQNNPILVGAPGVGKTAVVEGLALRIAAGDVPPSLQEVSLRVLDLGLLQAGAGVKGEFEQRLKGVIDAVRSADKPIILFIDEAHTLIGAGGAEGGSDAANLLKPALARGELRTLAATTWMEYKKYFEKDPALARRFQLVQVEEPDEITAVEMLRGVAAKLEQHHGVQVLDAAIHEAVKLSHRYISGRQLPDKAISVLDTACARVALGQHDVPPPLESLRHRQNSLKDEVERLRREQATGLDHRERITLLEGESNTNVQAIRELETRWSEERVAVRELLETRRELLALSESADSDKPDEATDSRIDHLAAELLRLEAGLDAIRQDDPLVPEQVDSKTVAAVIAGWTGIPVGKMLADEAHAVRTLGTRMGQRVMGQSIALNTIAQRLQAYRAGLTDPQKPVGVFLLVGPTGVGKTETAYALADALYGGERNLISINLSEYQEAHTVSQLKGAPPGYVGYGSGGVLTEAVRRKPYSVVLLDEIEKAHPDVLEAFYNVFDKGLMEDGTGLVVDFKNTVMLATSNVGAELLLDTPVSQIGSEPFNEVLHKVLLQAFRPAFLARMTVVAYRPLDEQTLEGIVLAKLEKLRGRYKAATGKQFEFDSGIVKAVLAKCSAAGARDVENVLMTQVTGKLAEWVLE; encoded by the coding sequence ATGGAACTGGCCAGCCTGATCGGACGCCTCAACCCGGACAACCGCCGCGCCCTCGAACGCGCCGCCCAACGCTGTCTGCAGCGCGGGCATCACTTTGTCGAGATCGAGCATCTGTTGCTGGAATTGCTCGACATCGACGGCGGCGACTTTGCTTTCCTGCTGCCGCGTTTCGGGCTGGAACGGGATGCGCTGACGGCTGAAATCAACAAGGCACTGGACCTGTTCAAGGCGGGTAGTACCCGCACCCCGGCACTGTCCTCGCATACGCTGGGATTGTTGGAAGACGCCGTGGTGCAGGCCAGTGTGCTGGGGATCGACAGCATTCGTTCCGGGCTTTTGCTACTCGCATTGATTGATCGTGACGAGCGCCGAAGTCTGTTGCTCAACAGTGCGTCGTCATTGCTGCGGATTCCCAGGGAAGCCTTGCGCGCGAATCTGCTGGAGTGGACGGAGAACTCCCGCGAGCACGCAGGCCCGCGTTCTGTGTCTTCTGGAAATCCGGCGCCACGTCAGGACTCGGTGCTCGATCAATACACCCAGGACCTGACCGCTGACGCTCATGCCGGGCGCATCGATCCCATCGTTGGTCGCGACGGCGAGATTCGTCAGTGCATCGACATTCTTTTGAGACGCCGGCAAAACAACCCGATTCTGGTCGGCGCACCGGGCGTGGGCAAAACCGCCGTGGTCGAAGGCCTGGCGCTGCGCATTGCTGCCGGAGATGTGCCGCCGTCGTTGCAGGAAGTCAGTCTGCGAGTGCTTGACCTTGGTCTGTTGCAGGCTGGTGCCGGGGTCAAAGGTGAATTCGAACAACGACTCAAAGGCGTGATCGACGCCGTTCGCAGCGCCGACAAGCCAATCATCCTGTTCATCGACGAAGCCCACACTCTGATCGGGGCAGGCGGCGCCGAAGGTGGCAGCGATGCGGCCAACTTGCTCAAACCTGCGCTGGCCCGTGGTGAGTTACGTACGTTGGCCGCCACGACCTGGATGGAATACAAAAAATACTTCGAGAAAGACCCGGCCCTCGCCCGCCGCTTCCAGCTGGTGCAGGTCGAAGAACCGGATGAGATCACCGCCGTGGAAATGCTCCGTGGTGTGGCCGCCAAACTCGAACAACACCACGGCGTGCAAGTGCTGGACGCGGCGATCCACGAAGCGGTGAAACTCTCGCACCGCTACATCTCCGGCCGCCAGTTGCCGGACAAGGCCATCAGCGTCCTCGACACCGCGTGCGCCCGGGTCGCCCTCGGCCAGCACGACGTGCCGCCACCGCTGGAAAGCCTGCGCCACCGGCAAAACAGCCTCAAGGATGAAGTCGAGCGCCTGCGCCGGGAGCAGGCCACCGGGCTGGACCATCGTGAACGCATCACCCTGCTGGAGGGTGAATCGAACACCAATGTGCAAGCGATCCGCGAACTGGAAACACGTTGGAGCGAAGAGCGCGTGGCCGTGCGTGAACTGCTCGAGACCCGCCGCGAATTGCTGGCGTTGAGCGAAAGCGCCGACAGCGACAAGCCCGACGAAGCCACCGACAGCCGCATCGATCATCTGGCCGCCGAACTGCTGCGCCTGGAGGCGGGACTGGATGCGATCCGCCAGGACGATCCGCTGGTACCGGAACAGGTCGACAGCAAAACCGTCGCTGCCGTGATCGCCGGCTGGACCGGCATCCCCGTCGGCAAAATGCTTGCCGACGAAGCCCATGCCGTGCGCACCCTCGGCACCCGCATGGGCCAGCGCGTCATGGGCCAGAGCATTGCGCTCAACACCATCGCCCAGCGTTTGCAGGCCTATCGAGCGGGGCTCACCGATCCACAAAAACCGGTCGGCGTGTTCCTGCTGGTCGGCCCCACGGGCGTTGGCAAAACCGAAACCGCCTATGCGTTAGCCGATGCGTTGTACGGCGGCGAACGCAATCTGATCAGCATCAACCTTTCCGAATATCAGGAAGCCCATACCGTCAGCCAGCTCAAGGGCGCCCCTCCGGGTTACGTCGGTTACGGCAGCGGTGGCGTGCTGACGGAAGCTGTTCGACGCAAACCGTATTCGGTGGTGTTGCTGGATGAGATCGAGAAGGCGCATCCGGATGTGCTGGAAGCGTTTTACAACGTGTTCGACAAAGGCTTGATGGAGGACGGCACTGGGCTGGTGGTGGACTTCAAGAACACCGTGATGCTCGCCACCAGCAACGTCGGTGCTGAGTTGCTGCTCGATACGCCCGTGTCACAGATCGGCTCCGAGCCCTTCAACGAGGTGCTGCACAAAGTCCTGCTGCAAGCCTTCCGACCGGCATTTCTGGCGCGCATGACGGTGGTTGCGTATCGGCCGCTGGATGAGCAGACGCTGGAAGGGATTGTGCTGGCGAAGCTGGAGAAATTGCGTGGGCGCTACAAGGCTGCGACCGGCAAGCAGTTCGAATTTGATTCGGGAATTGTGAAAGCGGTACTCGCCAAGTGCAGCGCGGCGGGTGCACGGGATGTCGAGAATGTGTTGATGACGCAGGTGACGGGGAAGTTGGCGGAGTGGGTGTTGGAATAA
- a CDS encoding phosphotransferase family protein, with the protein MALTDQSTRIRSGEELDASLIDPYLKAHIPGLTGTPQISQFPGGASNLTYLLEYPDQEFVLRRPPFGHKAKSAHDMGREFRILNQLRDGFPYCPKAYVHCTDESVIGAEFYVMERVKGIILRSDLPPELGLDAAKTEALCKSFIDRFVELHRVDYNACGLGDLGKPEGYVARQIKGWSERYEKALTPDAPHWEQVKAWLNDKMPADHPTSSIVHNDYRFDNVILDPNNPMQIIGVLDWELTTLGDPLMDLGNTLAYWIQADDPAPVQLMRRQPSHAPGMLTRREFVDYYAERSGIQIDNFDFYYTYGLFRLAGIVQQIYYRFFHGQTQDKRFAQFIHMNKLLEQMSLQVIAKSSL; encoded by the coding sequence ATGGCGCTTACTGACCAGTCCACCCGTATCCGCTCTGGCGAAGAACTCGATGCCAGCCTGATCGATCCGTACCTCAAGGCGCACATTCCGGGCCTGACCGGCACGCCGCAGATCAGCCAGTTTCCCGGCGGCGCGTCGAACCTGACCTACCTGCTGGAATACCCGGACCAGGAATTCGTCCTGCGCCGTCCGCCGTTCGGCCACAAGGCCAAGTCCGCCCACGACATGGGCCGCGAATTCCGCATCCTCAACCAGTTGCGCGACGGCTTCCCGTATTGCCCGAAAGCCTACGTGCATTGCACCGATGAATCGGTGATCGGCGCCGAGTTCTATGTGATGGAGCGGGTCAAGGGCATCATCCTGCGCTCGGACCTGCCGCCGGAACTGGGCCTGGACGCAGCGAAAACCGAAGCCCTGTGCAAGAGCTTCATCGACCGCTTCGTCGAACTGCACCGGGTCGATTACAACGCCTGCGGCCTCGGCGATCTGGGCAAACCGGAAGGCTACGTCGCCCGCCAGATCAAAGGCTGGAGCGAACGCTACGAAAAAGCCCTGACCCCGGACGCGCCGCACTGGGAACAGGTCAAAGCCTGGCTCAACGACAAGATGCCGGCCGACCACCCGACCTCCAGCATCGTGCACAACGACTACCGCTTCGACAACGTCATCCTCGACCCGAATAACCCGATGCAGATCATCGGCGTGCTCGACTGGGAACTGACCACCCTCGGCGATCCATTGATGGACCTGGGCAACACCCTCGCCTACTGGATCCAGGCCGACGACCCGGCACCGGTGCAACTGATGCGCCGCCAGCCGAGCCACGCCCCGGGCATGCTGACCCGCCGCGAATTCGTCGACTACTACGCCGAGCGCTCGGGCATCCAGATCGACAATTTCGACTTCTACTACACCTATGGCCTGTTCCGCCTGGCCGGGATCGTGCAGCAGATCTACTACCGCTTCTTCCATGGCCAGACCCAGGACAAACGCTTCGCGCAGTTCATTCACATGAACAAACTGCTGGAGCAGATGAGCCTGCAGGTCATTGCCAAATCCAGCCTCTGA
- the tssF gene encoding type VI secretion system baseplate subunit TssF, with protein MSDSIDPQLLDYYQRELTWLRHAGSQFAERYPKVARRLELSPGECPDPHVERLLEGFALLAARLQRRLDDDYAEFSDALLEQLYPLAVRPLPSCAIVQFEPDPSKGKLDGGYPLPRDTPLFVTTNKGESIHFRTSAAVRLWPIEVAEALLLGSDEAQALTGVAQSRSALRLSLRCLGESQWSELEIDSLRIHLAASPVINAGLYDLLGAHAVQVLAGSPGSIPAKVKGLPQIVGFADGEVLLPDEDGVHPGMRLLAEYFAFPEKFHFFDLPLGSVSSDSQTLYLYIVFDRAPAGRLHLQASDIALGCAPVINLFPRTSEPLRPDGTRSEYRLIADSHRENSVEIHSIRAMRSSSSAGVQRLPAYYGSQHSGGDQQRYWHARRVSGQAPNRLGSDLLVSVVDTRFEPQTDLPDYSLTAELLCTNRHLAQSLPAGTPLGFERPGPVAWARLRNPPSSQSQPRLDGDSRWRLVSQLTLNHLSLVEGPQALDALKEILHLHNLRDEASALRQIDGLLSLACERVIGHVGADAWRGWRNGLEVQLQLDPQHFVGSSAVLFSAVLAQFFSVYATANRFVRTVLMQADKEVKAWQPQAGMPLSL; from the coding sequence ATGAGCGACTCGATTGACCCGCAACTGCTCGACTACTACCAACGTGAACTGACTTGGTTGCGCCACGCCGGCAGCCAGTTTGCCGAACGCTATCCGAAAGTCGCGCGGCGATTGGAGCTGTCTCCCGGTGAATGCCCGGATCCGCACGTCGAGCGTTTGCTCGAAGGCTTCGCCCTGCTCGCGGCGCGTCTGCAACGGCGTCTGGATGATGACTACGCCGAGTTCAGCGATGCCTTGCTTGAGCAGCTCTATCCCTTGGCCGTGCGCCCGTTGCCGTCCTGCGCCATCGTGCAATTCGAACCGGACCCGAGCAAAGGCAAACTCGACGGCGGCTATCCCCTGCCCCGGGATACACCGCTGTTCGTCACCACCAACAAGGGCGAAAGCATTCACTTTCGCACCAGCGCCGCCGTGCGGCTGTGGCCCATCGAAGTGGCCGAAGCGCTGTTGCTCGGCAGTGACGAAGCCCAGGCGCTGACCGGCGTGGCGCAGTCCCGTTCGGCCTTGCGCCTGAGCCTGCGCTGCCTGGGCGAAAGCCAATGGTCCGAACTGGAAATCGACAGTTTACGCATTCACCTGGCCGCCTCGCCCGTGATCAACGCCGGCCTCTATGACCTGCTCGGTGCCCACGCGGTGCAAGTACTTGCAGGCTCGCCGGGGAGCATTCCCGCCAAGGTGAAGGGACTGCCGCAGATCGTCGGGTTCGCCGACGGTGAAGTACTGCTGCCGGACGAGGACGGCGTACATCCAGGCATGCGTCTGTTGGCGGAATATTTTGCCTTCCCGGAGAAATTCCATTTCTTCGACCTGCCACTCGGCAGTGTTTCCAGCGACAGCCAGACGCTCTACCTCTACATCGTTTTCGACCGTGCGCCGGCCGGCCGATTGCACTTGCAGGCCAGCGACATCGCCCTCGGCTGTGCACCGGTAATCAATCTGTTCCCACGCACCTCCGAGCCGCTGCGCCCCGACGGTACCCGCAGCGAATACCGCTTGATTGCCGACAGCCACCGGGAAAACAGCGTCGAGATCCACAGCATCCGCGCGATGCGCTCCAGCTCCAGCGCCGGCGTGCAACGCCTGCCCGCCTATTACGGCAGCCAGCACAGCGGCGGCGATCAACAGCGTTACTGGCATGCGCGGCGAGTCAGCGGCCAGGCACCGAACCGGCTCGGCAGTGATCTTCTGGTCAGCGTCGTCGATACCCGTTTTGAACCGCAAACCGACCTGCCCGACTACAGCCTCACGGCCGAACTGCTGTGCACCAACCGACACCTCGCCCAGAGCCTGCCGGCCGGCACGCCACTGGGGTTCGAGCGGCCCGGGCCGGTGGCGTGGGCACGCCTGCGCAATCCGCCGAGCTCGCAGAGCCAGCCGCGACTGGACGGCGACTCACGCTGGCGGCTGGTGTCGCAACTGACCCTCAATCATTTGTCGCTGGTCGAAGGACCGCAGGCGCTGGATGCGCTTAAGGAGATTCTGCATCTGCATAACCTGCGCGATGAAGCCAGCGCCCTGCGTCAGATCGATGGCTTGCTGAGCCTGGCTTGCGAACGGGTGATCGGCCACGTCGGTGCCGATGCCTGGCGCGGCTGGCGCAACGGACTTGAAGTGCAATTGCAGCTCGATCCGCAGCATTTCGTCGGCAGCAGCGCGGTGCTGTTCTCGGCGGTGCTAGCGCAATTCTTTTCGGTGTACGCCACGGCCAATCGCTTTGTGCGCACGGTGCTCATGCAGGCAGACAAGGAGGTCAAGGCATGGCAACCCCAAGCCGGCATGCCCCTGTCGCTCTGA
- the tssG gene encoding type VI secretion system baseplate subunit TssG, with amino-acid sequence MATPSRHAPVALTLGQRLRRDPQAFEWLQALLLLEREQPQADSLGSGTSPQAEALKLRGPLTPVFAASQIESLEEKSGEPLTLNSPMFGLGGPDGPLPYAYQEWLQQRARAKDHAPAEFLDLFQHRLLSLLYKVMRKHRIALGFTTPGASPVQAQLRALTGLMPKSLQERQAIPDCAVLACTALYADGRRSLAGFAAIVREQFSVPVELSAYEGAWREIPAASRSVMKAGGRNLQLGRTAVAGTRVWDEHAGIRLTLGPLSSAQAARFLPDGEAHPALASLAALYFGPDLDVKLVILVRGAGPLKLSRQAPALLSWNGGLQRQASVTVQRIETRLRQLEIT; translated from the coding sequence ATGGCAACCCCAAGCCGGCATGCCCCTGTCGCTCTGACACTGGGCCAGCGACTGCGCCGCGATCCGCAGGCGTTCGAATGGTTGCAGGCGTTGCTGTTGCTGGAGCGCGAACAGCCGCAGGCCGACTCCCTTGGCTCAGGCACGTCGCCGCAGGCCGAAGCGCTCAAATTGCGCGGGCCGTTGACGCCCGTGTTCGCCGCCAGCCAGATCGAAAGCCTTGAGGAAAAATCCGGTGAACCGCTGACCCTCAACTCGCCGATGTTCGGCCTCGGCGGCCCCGACGGTCCGTTGCCCTACGCCTATCAGGAATGGCTGCAACAACGGGCCAGGGCCAAGGATCACGCGCCCGCCGAATTCCTCGATCTGTTCCAGCATCGGCTGCTGAGCCTGCTGTACAAGGTGATGCGCAAACACCGGATCGCCCTCGGCTTTACCACGCCCGGCGCTTCGCCGGTGCAGGCGCAATTGCGGGCGCTGACCGGGTTGATGCCCAAATCGTTGCAGGAGCGCCAGGCGATTCCCGACTGCGCCGTTCTGGCCTGCACCGCGTTGTACGCCGATGGCCGCCGGTCGTTGGCGGGGTTCGCAGCGATTGTCCGCGAGCAATTTTCAGTACCGGTGGAGCTGAGCGCCTATGAAGGTGCGTGGCGTGAGATTCCGGCCGCCAGCCGCAGCGTCATGAAGGCTGGCGGGCGCAATCTGCAACTCGGTCGCACAGCCGTAGCCGGCACGCGGGTCTGGGATGAGCATGCCGGGATTCGCCTGACGCTCGGCCCATTGTCCTCGGCGCAGGCCGCGCGTTTTTTGCCGGACGGTGAGGCGCACCCGGCACTGGCCAGTCTGGCAGCGCTGTATTTCGGCCCCGATCTGGACGTGAAACTGGTGATTCTGGTGCGCGGTGCCGGGCCGCTGAAGCTCAGTCGCCAAGCCCCGGCACTGTTGAGCTGGAACGGCGGTTTGCAACGTCAGGCCAGCGTCACCGTGCAACGGATCGAAACCCGTCTTCGTCAGCTGGAGATCACCTGA
- a CDS encoding DUF4280 domain-containing protein, with the protein MGCPQVCASATLQCSFGAAPAVLNVLPVNRTLTGGMPAANIMDHIPLVNVTTFGMCMSMANPMVAAATAAALGVLTPMPCIPATASPWIPGGAPTLLLGGMPAIDANSTLMCNWAGVIKIVMPGQMQMLIP; encoded by the coding sequence ATGGGCTGCCCGCAAGTCTGTGCCAGCGCCACCCTGCAATGCAGTTTCGGTGCTGCGCCGGCGGTGCTCAACGTGCTGCCGGTCAACCGCACGCTGACCGGCGGGATGCCGGCGGCGAACATCATGGATCACATTCCGCTGGTCAACGTCACCACGTTCGGCATGTGCATGAGCATGGCCAACCCGATGGTCGCCGCTGCCACGGCTGCTGCGCTGGGGGTGTTAACGCCGATGCCGTGCATTCCCGCCACCGCCTCTCCGTGGATTCCCGGCGGTGCGCCGACCCTGCTGCTGGGCGGGATGCCGGCGATCGATGCCAACAGCACGTTGATGTGCAACTGGGCGGGGGTGATCAAGATCGTGATGCCGGGGCAGATGCAGATGTTGATTCCCTGA
- a CDS encoding GIY-YIG nuclease family protein → MAGTYIIVNSNSNNRYIGIANDIGTRFNTRLATITETGFLPAEMARIGVTWGTTTCQNTAPVFGVAPAPVLAVPAPPAAFNALIDGVAVNLERLLIRFVITQLGAGGTVSNNAMAVAPYANPTANPITVRLTWGAMGGLYLAGFHQAIWNVGMINAW, encoded by the coding sequence ATGGCGGGGACGTACATCATTGTCAACTCCAACTCCAACAACCGCTACATCGGTATCGCCAACGATATAGGCACACGCTTCAACACCCGCTTGGCGACGATTACAGAGACCGGTTTTTTGCCGGCCGAAATGGCCAGAATCGGCGTCACCTGGGGAACAACCACTTGCCAGAATACCGCTCCGGTCTTTGGCGTCGCTCCCGCTCCCGTGCTTGCAGTACCCGCCCCTCCGGCTGCATTCAATGCATTGATCGATGGTGTCGCGGTAAACCTGGAGCGCTTGCTGATTCGCTTTGTCATCACTCAACTGGGTGCCGGCGGTACCGTTTCCAACAACGCCATGGCCGTAGCCCCGTATGCCAATCCGACTGCAAATCCCATTACCGTCCGCTTGACCTGGGGGGCCATGGGCGGCCTGTACCTGGCCGGGTTTCATCAGGCGATATGGAATGTGGGAATGATCAACGCATGGTGA
- a CDS encoding toxin-antitoxin system YwqK family antitoxin, translated as MAITPLDLQQNDKHLKGRLQDGQLDGPLNIKEDGRQQADLNYSQGELQGTSLLYHPNGRVSAQMPFVRDKLQGVASFYAPEGWLQRKATYRRGLLHGEAFNYFPDGQVAEAEFYRDGVREGRYQRFHPNGKPAVDARYLNGQLMEPEQGFAEDGRPLDADGKPISRVRWWFRKWTDPQQA; from the coding sequence ATGGCGATCACACCGCTGGATCTGCAGCAGAACGACAAACACCTCAAGGGGCGATTGCAGGACGGCCAGCTCGACGGCCCGCTGAACATCAAGGAAGACGGTCGCCAACAGGCAGACCTGAATTACAGCCAGGGAGAATTACAGGGCACATCCCTGCTCTACCACCCCAACGGCAGGGTCTCGGCGCAGATGCCGTTCGTGCGCGACAAGCTGCAAGGCGTCGCCAGTTTCTACGCGCCCGAAGGCTGGCTGCAGCGCAAGGCAACCTATCGGCGCGGTTTGTTGCATGGCGAGGCGTTCAACTACTTTCCCGACGGGCAAGTGGCAGAGGCCGAGTTTTATCGCGACGGCGTGCGTGAGGGGCGTTATCAACGCTTTCATCCCAACGGCAAACCGGCGGTGGATGCACGTTATCTGAATGGGCAGTTGATGGAACCCGAACAGGGATTTGCCGAGGATGGGCGACCGCTGGATGCCGATGGCAAGCCGATTTCCCGGGTGCGCTGGTGGTTTCGCAAATGGACGGATCCGCAGCAGGCCTGA